The following coding sequences lie in one Rutidosis leptorrhynchoides isolate AG116_Rl617_1_P2 chromosome 4, CSIRO_AGI_Rlap_v1, whole genome shotgun sequence genomic window:
- the LOC139843707 gene encoding ankyrin repeat-containing protein BDA1-like has protein sequence MNRRLNQAAWNGDVDHLLKEIETNPATLHAVALEGSETPLHIACFAGHLNFVQTVINLRPEFVKELNQDGFSPLHIASACGHVEIVKELLKVDLGLCMIKGKDRKIPLHLAVVKGKIEVVKELISASPDSVECTTAQGETPLHLAVKNNQFEAFQVLTQHLKLADKEELFNVVDIHGNTIFHLSVSKRQYEVVDFLLNGQVAKEKMELNSLNKSGLTPLDMLLMFQSEAGDREIDELLIQAGALKSENLQTSSYSEEETPNNQPDTRQKEPSSAAKKWLHYFKYNNLQDSPSKVRNTLLVIVILITSATYQPALSPPGGTWQDDYTANNTLSSSATNNTTSTKSHTAGEAVMGTHNPVAYTLFLFANSVGFYTSLYMLSVLTTAFPMRLEFQLLMFALGFTYATCMGAIAPDTFITYAFMTISIVLPFMIPVMTALYRNYVQKSRCVLRCSTSQESV, from the exons ATGAATCGAAGGCTAAATCAAGCAGCGTGGAACGGCGATGTTGATCATCTACTTAAAGAGATCGAGACCAATCCGGCTACACTTCATGCTGTGGCGCTAGAAGGCAGTGAAACCCCGTTACACATAGCTTGTTTCGCTGGACATCTCAACTTCGTGCAAACAGTCATTAACCTAAGGCCCGAATTTGTCAAGGAACTTAACCAAGACGGTTTTAGTCCTTTACACATTGCATCCGCTTGCGGGCATGTAGAAATAGTCAAAGAACTTCTCAAAGTTGACCTTGGTTTGTGTATGATCAAAGGAAAAGACCGAAAAATTCCTCTTCATTTGGCTGTGGTCAAAGGTAAAATTGAAGTTGTTAAGGAATTGATTTCGGCAAGTCCGGATTCGGTCGAATGCACGACTGCTCAAGGTGAGACTCCTCTCCATCTAGCGGTAAAGAACAACCAATTCGAAGCCTTTCAAGTCTTAACACAACATCTAAAGCTCGCCGATAAAGAGGAACTTTTTAATGTTGTTGATATTCATGGAAATACGATTTTCCACCTTTCCGTCTCAAAGAGACAGTACGAG GTGGTTGACTTTCTACTTAATGGGCAAGTTGCTAAGGAAAAGATGGAGTTGAATTCCTTAAACAAGAGTGGTTTGACTCCTCTTGATATGTTACTAATGTTTCAAAGTGAAGCCGGTGATCGAGAAATTGACGAGCTACTCATTCAAGCTGGCGCTCTAAAATCCGAAAATCTACAAACTTCATCATATTCAGAAGAAGAAACACCAAATAATCAACCCGATACAAGACAAAAAGAACCATCATCCGCGGCTAAAAAATGGTTACACTACTTCAAATACAATAATCTTCAAGACTCTCCAAGCAAAGTAAGAAATACGCTTCTCGTGATAGTTATACTAATCACATCTGCAACGTATCAGCCCGCACTTAGTCCGCCAGGTGGCACTTGGCAAGACGATTATACAGCAAATAATACGTTATCGTCGTCTGCAACAAACAATACTACTTCTACTAAAAGCCATACTGCTGGGGAAGCTGTCATGGGTACTCATAATCCTGTAGCTTACACGCTATTTCTGTTTGCCAATTCGGTCGGGTTTTACACATCGCTTTACATGCTTTCGGTACTTACTACAGCTTTCCCTATGCGGTTGGAATTTCAACTTTTAATGTTTGCGCTTGGGTTCACGTACGCTACTTGTATGGGTGCGATTGCACCAGATACTTTCATAACGTATGCATTTATGACCATATCTATTGTTCTTCCGTTTATGATACCAGTTATGACTGCGTTGTACCGAAATTATGTTCAGAAAAGTCGATGTGTACTCCGTTGTAGCACAAGTCAAGAAAGCGTTTGA
- the LOC139843708 gene encoding uncharacterized protein, whose translation MATSNSPSSQQPPTTASRRLPPPCWSHDETVALIDAYREKWYSLRRGNLRANHWQEVADGVAARCPFSNPPKTSIQCRHKMEKLRKRYRAEIQRIGGNGANHKGGIRYNTSYSSSWVHFKLMDSMELGLSPSYSDPTVDPNNDDHNEEEEDLMLYPKGIIKQSTAIPINGRYTGLIGNRNGNGNGVRVRIPNTGVAQPLNGYNGMTLLDDYPPSMNPNYELGKGSRDGYMKEGIKIEKDGTFGGRSSGIDNGNDVMDEMVGAIQKLADGFVKVERMKMDMAREFESMRMKMEMRRTEMILESQKKLWDSFSQTMLENNNKKIKRMPTPES comes from the coding sequence ATGGCCACCTCAAATTCTCCATCATCCCAACAACCACCGACAACGGCCTCTCGCCGCCTACCTCCGCCGTGCTGGTCTCACGACGAGACGGTGGCGTTGATCGACGCGTACCGTGAGAAATGGTATTCTCTCCGGCGAGGTAACCTTCGAGCAAATCACTGGCAGGAGGTTGCAGATGGTGTGGCTGCCCGCTGCCCGTTTAGTAATCCACCGAAAACATCGATTCAATGCAGGCATAAAATGGAAAAGCTTCGAAAGCGTTATCGAGCGGAGATTCAACGAATCGGAGGTAATGGTGCTAATCATAAAGGTGGAATTAGGTATAATACTTCTTATTCTTCTTCATGGGTTCATTTTAAGTTGATGGATTCGATGGAATTGGGGCTTTCTCCCTCTTATTCTGATCCAACTGTTGATCCGAATAATGACGATCAtaacgaagaagaagaagatttgATGCTGTATCCTAAAGGAATTATTAAACAATCAACAGCCATACCGATTAATGGACGATACACTGGCCTGATTGGTAATaggaatggaaatggaaatggGGTTAGGGTTAGAATTCCAAATACTGGGGTGGCGCAACCGTTAAACGGATATAATGGTATGACGTTGTTGGATGATTATCCACCCTCAATGAATCCGAATTATGAATTGGGCAAGGGTTCGAGAGATGGGTATATGAAAGAAGGTATTAAGATCGAAAAAGATGGAACATTTGGTGGTAGAAGTAGTGGTATCGATAATGGTAATGACGTGATGGATGAAATGGTGGGTGCAATACAGAAATTAGCCGATGGGTTTGTGAAGGTGGAGAGGATGAAGATGGATATGGCACGAGAGTTTGAATCGATGCGAATGAAAATGGAAATGAGACGCACTGAAATGATTCTTGAATCGCAGAAGAAGCTTTGGGATTCATTCTCGCAAACGATGTtggaaaacaacaacaagaagatAAAGAGAATGCCCACACCAGAATCTTGA